One window of Halonatronomonas betaini genomic DNA carries:
- a CDS encoding helix-turn-helix domain-containing protein produces MIKINIEQETTNPEAKISEAIEYSSPMKNFTKLDNNILKDPNLTAQAKILYAVLVSYCWDSGYCYPGQMQLASELGVSDRSIRTWLKSLEKYGLIKKAHRYGLSNLYYLKDPAKIYPDADYGQ; encoded by the coding sequence GTGATAAAAATTAATATCGAGCAAGAAACAACTAATCCAGAGGCAAAAATATCAGAAGCAATTGAATATAGCTCTCCTATGAAGAACTTTACAAAATTAGATAATAATATTCTAAAAGACCCGAACCTTACAGCCCAGGCAAAAATTCTTTATGCAGTACTGGTTAGCTATTGCTGGGATAGTGGCTACTGCTACCCGGGCCAGATGCAGCTTGCCAGTGAATTAGGAGTATCTGATAGAAGTATCAGAACCTGGCTAAAAAGCCTCGAGAAATATGGCCTAATCAAGAAAGCACATCGCTATGGCCTGTCCAATCTCTATTATCTAAAAGACCCTGCAAAGATATATCCAGATGCAGATTATGGACAATAA
- the mntA gene encoding type VII toxin-antitoxin system MntA family adenylyltransferase antitoxin, with amino-acid sequence MKEARLEQLKDHLYQKDEIIFAYIYGSVARNQDTRLSDIDLAIYIDEDKKPAAGPFGYRSDLIVELQPLAGNDIDLIILNEAPNLLAYQVFKEGQLLFNKDPDLRTRVHAKTVDKYLDFLPMLKVQEKYLNERIEENRFGS; translated from the coding sequence ATGAAAGAAGCCCGGTTAGAGCAGCTTAAAGATCATCTCTATCAAAAAGACGAAATAATATTTGCATATATATATGGCTCTGTGGCCAGAAATCAGGATACCAGGTTAAGCGATATCGACCTGGCAATTTACATTGATGAAGATAAAAAGCCAGCAGCTGGCCCCTTCGGCTATAGAAGTGATCTAATCGTCGAACTCCAGCCGCTGGCAGGCAATGATATTGACCTTATAATTCTAAATGAAGCCCCTAATTTACTGGCCTATCAAGTATTTAAAGAAGGTCAGCTCTTATTTAACAAAGATCCTGATCTCCGGACCAGAGTCCATGCAAAAACTGTTGATAAATACCTGGATTTCCTGCCAATGCTTAAAGTTCAGGAAAAATATCTGAATGAAAGAATCGAAGAGAACAGGTTTGGGAGCTGA
- a CDS encoding ATP-binding cassette domain-containing protein, giving the protein MNFRIYKDSKIALLGANGTGKSILLKIILGEINKNSGLIKRSGQLKIGYFSQKLENLDPNKSLLDELKSKNPDKDEEIIRTFLGSMLFEGKEVFKQIKDLSTGEKVRAAFSNLLLGKFNLLLLDEPLNHLDINSRQIIEEALNNYNGAFLAVSHNRYFIKKVASEIWHLDQGGLEIFKGSYDEYEKYRGGNVNNQKNLDEIVIKMKRAELLSKLEDAGPQEKEELIIKLNNLNK; this is encoded by the coding sequence ATTAATTTCAGAATCTATAAAGATAGTAAAATTGCTCTATTAGGTGCGAATGGCACTGGAAAATCAATATTATTAAAAATAATTCTAGGTGAAATCAATAAAAATTCTGGCTTAATTAAAAGAAGTGGTCAGCTGAAAATCGGGTATTTCTCTCAAAAATTAGAAAACCTGGACCCTAATAAATCTTTGCTAGATGAACTTAAATCTAAAAATCCTGATAAGGATGAAGAAATTATTAGAACATTTTTAGGGTCTATGCTCTTTGAAGGCAAAGAAGTTTTCAAGCAGATAAAGGATTTAAGTACTGGTGAAAAGGTTAGAGCTGCATTTTCTAACCTCCTATTAGGCAAATTCAATCTACTTTTATTAGATGAGCCCTTAAATCACCTTGATATAAATTCAAGACAGATTATTGAAGAGGCATTAAATAATTATAATGGTGCTTTTCTGGCCGTTAGCCACAACCGTTATTTTATTAAAAAAGTTGCCTCAGAGATCTGGCATCTTGATCAGGGTGGCCTTGAAATATTCAAAGGTAGTTATGATGAATATGAGAAATATAGAGGTGGTAATGTTAATAATCAAAAAAACCTTGATGAAATTGTCATTAAGATGAAAAGAGCTGAACTCCTATCTAAGCTGGAGGATGCAGGTCCCCAGGAGAAAGAAGAACTTATCATCAAACTAAATAATTTAAATAAATAA
- a CDS encoding ATP-binding cassette domain-containing protein: MLLLEAIEIEKWIGARKLFSGINFKINQGDRIALIGRNGTGKTTLLKILLNQENDYSGRIIDKCRTAYLPQEYNYLQGQTVEEFMTEKTNNYGKFIKLMKKFGFETDFLDRNIADCSGGEQTKLQLVRLLAKEEVDLLILDEPTNHLDLKTRDWLTTFLDQFQGAVITVSHDRHFLDKVVDKIWELDQQEIKTYTGNYSDYKELKELEIQKKYKEYEKYQAEKKRLEKRKRKQQQLTQKTDSKGKRTDSFWRVTKGADSRKGRFAKRVKSLKSQLEKLNEKEKPYEHRRINPDFERQVIHDSIIVEVKRS; this comes from the coding sequence TTGTTATTATTAGAAGCAATAGAAATTGAAAAATGGATTGGAGCTAGAAAATTATTTTCAGGTATAAATTTCAAGATTAATCAGGGTGATAGAATTGCCTTAATTGGCCGTAATGGTACTGGTAAGACCACCCTGCTAAAAATATTATTAAACCAAGAAAATGATTATAGTGGCAGGATAATAGATAAATGCAGAACTGCCTATCTACCACAGGAATACAATTATCTGCAAGGCCAAACAGTTGAAGAGTTTATGACTGAAAAGACTAATAATTATGGTAAGTTTATTAAATTAATGAAGAAGTTTGGATTTGAGACTGATTTTTTAGATAGAAATATTGCTGACTGCAGTGGTGGCGAGCAGACGAAGCTTCAATTGGTTAGACTCCTTGCTAAAGAGGAAGTAGATTTATTAATTTTAGATGAGCCAACCAATCATCTTGATTTAAAGACCCGGGACTGGCTTACTACTTTTTTAGATCAATTTCAGGGAGCCGTTATAACAGTTTCTCATGATCGCCATTTCCTGGATAAGGTAGTTGATAAAATCTGGGAGTTAGACCAACAAGAAATTAAAACTTACACAGGAAACTACAGTGATTATAAAGAGCTTAAGGAACTGGAAATTCAAAAGAAATATAAAGAATATGAGAAATATCAGGCAGAGAAAAAACGCCTGGAGAAAAGAAAACGCAAACAGCAGCAACTGACTCAAAAGACTGACTCGAAGGGTAAAAGAACTGATTCTTTCTGGCGTGTAACAAAGGGAGCAGATAGTCGTAAAGGTCGCTTTGCTAAAAGGGTTAAAAGTTTAAAAAGTCAGCTGGAAAAGCTTAATGAGAAAGAAAAGCCATATGAACATCGCAGGATCAATCCAGATTTTGAGCGACAGGTGATTCATGATTCTATCATTGTTGAAGTAAAAAGGTCTTAG